The segment GCAAGCTCTGATGGAAACGGTGCCCAGTCTGACCCAGCCCCAAGCGGTCAATATCATGATGGAAACGCACAATAGTGGCGTTGGACTCGTGATCACCTGTGCTCAGGAACATGCGGAGTTTTATAGCGAAACGCTGAAAATGAAGGGCTTAGATAGTACGATCGAGCCTGACGAATAAACCTCAGAACTCGACTTGAAGCTTAATTTTGCCAACCTTGCTCACCGCCCAACTCCGATCCGGATTGGGCTATTTTTGCTGATGTTGTTGGCAATTTGGTTGCCTGTGAAGCTCCCAATCGAGTGGGTGATTTCTGTTCTTTATGGCGTAAATGATGCGGCTCGAAATCTTGCTTCGATCGTGACGCTGGTGATTTTGTATCTCGAATTCATTGTCTTAGTGAGAGTTTGGAGTCGAGCGGTTTACCACGAGAATCTCTTCAAAACATATGGACTCAGGCAGCCTCGTCAAACTATTCGCGATTTGCTGAAAGGACTCGCGATCGGGCTTGGCAGTTTGATGCTGATGTTTTTACTGCAAGGTCTGTTGGGCTTGGTGCAGTGGCAAACTCCACAAAGTTCGTTTCCCCGAATTCTGCTCGAAGGTTGGGTGATGGCGATCGCAGTTGGTTTTGCAGAGGAATTGCTGTTTCGCGGCTGGTTGTTGAATGAACTCGATCGGGATTATTCGCCTCGGATTTCCTTGTGGGTGAGTAGTTTAATTTTTGCAATCGTTCATGGCACTCGACCGCAGTTTTTTGCGCTGGTGCTGCTTGGAGTAGCTTTAGTTTGGGCGAAACGAGGAACAGAAGGGCGATTAGGTCGATCGATCGGACTTCATGCTGGATTGGTGTGGGGCTATTACTTAGTGAATGTCGGGCAATTGGTGAAGTATACGAATCACGCTCCGGAGTGGGTGACGGGAATGGATCGAAATCCGTTGGCAGGGCTGATTGGGATTTTGGCATTGAGCGCGATCGCGTTCAGTATCAAAAAAGCGAGTGTAAGAGCGTTAAGATAGATCACGCAAATCGCACATCGGGTTAAAAACGTGGTTGTTAAGCCAGAGTGGTTGAGAGTTAAGGCTCCGCAGTGGGAACGAGTCGGCAGCGTTAAAGAAATTTTGCGAGATCTCGAACTAAATACAGTCTGTGAAGAGGCATCTTGTCCCAACATTGGCGAATGTTTCAATGCAGGGACAGCGACGTTTTTGATTATGGGTCCAGCTTGTACGCGGGCTTGTCCGTATTGCGATATTGATTTTGAAAAGAAGCCGAAAGCGCTCGACCCGACAGAGCCAACTCGATTGGCAGAAGCCGTTCGGCGGATGAATCTGAACCACGTTGTCATTACTTCTGTGAATCGGGATGATTTGCCCGATGGAGGCGCATCGCAATTTGTTCGCTGCATTGAAGGAATTCGAGCCGTTTCACCGAAAACCACGATCGAACTGCTCATTCCTGATCTCTGT is part of the Leptolyngbya boryana PCC 6306 genome and harbors:
- the clpS gene encoding ATP-dependent Clp protease adapter ClpS; its protein translation is MSVETIEQRSTTRKLAPRYRVLLHNDDYNTMEYVVQALMETVPSLTQPQAVNIMMETHNSGVGLVITCAQEHAEFYSETLKMKGLDSTIEPDE
- a CDS encoding CPBP family intramembrane glutamic endopeptidase, with product MKLNFANLAHRPTPIRIGLFLLMLLAIWLPVKLPIEWVISVLYGVNDAARNLASIVTLVILYLEFIVLVRVWSRAVYHENLFKTYGLRQPRQTIRDLLKGLAIGLGSLMLMFLLQGLLGLVQWQTPQSSFPRILLEGWVMAIAVGFAEELLFRGWLLNELDRDYSPRISLWVSSLIFAIVHGTRPQFFALVLLGVALVWAKRGTEGRLGRSIGLHAGLVWGYYLVNVGQLVKYTNHAPEWVTGMDRNPLAGLIGILALSAIAFSIKKASVRALR